One segment of Nostoc piscinale CENA21 DNA contains the following:
- a CDS encoding TIGR04376 family protein: MGLFDDLSRFLENRLEEFLRNNPHLELEALLEQLRQQEEDTLKLIADLQVQEKRSQDDILSTAQEIQRWHIRVQKAKDAGRQDLAAAAQEREAALLREGNQKWGHMQGLKERLNQSQELLRKIQVRRQEVQAKAAEAQTARAQAQAQQQRIETNGWWNSSTSASRSFDDLEEKFRRWETEDELEAMKRNLGKK, translated from the coding sequence GTGGGCTTATTTGATGATTTGAGTCGGTTTTTAGAAAACCGTTTAGAAGAATTCTTGCGTAATAATCCACATTTGGAGTTAGAGGCGCTGTTAGAGCAACTACGTCAGCAAGAAGAAGATACTTTAAAGCTAATAGCAGATTTACAAGTCCAAGAAAAGCGATCGCAAGACGATATTCTCTCCACCGCCCAAGAAATTCAGCGTTGGCACATCCGCGTGCAGAAAGCCAAGGATGCGGGTAGGCAAGACTTAGCCGCCGCCGCCCAAGAACGAGAAGCCGCCCTCCTGCGAGAAGGAAACCAAAAATGGGGACACATGCAAGGGCTAAAAGAACGCCTGAATCAATCTCAAGAATTATTGCGAAAAATCCAGGTACGCAGACAGGAAGTGCAAGCCAAAGCCGCAGAAGCACAAACAGCACGCGCCCAAGCCCAAGCCCAACAACAACGCATAGAAACTAATGGTTGGTGGAATTCTTCTACAAGTGCTTCGAGAAGTTTCGATGACTTAGAAGAAAAGTTCCGCCGTTGGGAAACAGAAGACGAATTAGAAGCCATGAAACGGAATTTAGGGAAGAAGTGA
- a CDS encoding ATP-binding protein, whose product MNFFFFQIVSPDGSFANTKVGRSTKNIKDRDFFQKALAGQSNISDPFISRSTGIPLIAIATPIYANSQANNSPIGVFHGNVKVDSIDNIVNSLRYGKNSYAFALNSQGQAIVHPDAALMSTVEKPAPSLLQNPNLRAIAKQMVNKKQGIELLEIDGTQKYVAYLPLHEANWSLALVIPRENIESRLRLLDVIALIVAGLTITMITVLWRVQAFEQAQLKKSQAAAETANLAKSEFLANMSHELRTPLNGILGCAQILLRSQGLPEKEKHHVNIIEQCGSHLLTLINDILDLSKIEARKLELHPDDVYFPSFLQGISEICQIRAEQKNILFVYEPASNLPTGVHIDVKRLRQVLLNLLGNALKFTDAGQVSFKVEAIADHQPTKNHCIRFWIQDTGIGIAPAELNKIFLPFEQVGEKKRQTEGTGLGLAITRQLVQKMGGDIHVKSQLGEGSTFWFELEIPEASEWVQSATTASAGQIIGFEDSPLTILMVDDRWENRTVITNLLQPLGFNLVEATNGKEGLAKAIALKPDLVITDLLMPEMDGFELIQHLRQTPEIQDVKIIVSSASVFETDQHRSLEAGGNDFLSKPVQVDELLNQLEHLLSLTWIYQSSQTQAAITNNLATANHQADLLIPPSAEVLQELITLANKGNFNGILKCADQLETSDQNFTNFANQLRQLARQFDEDVLISFLHQYEVESK is encoded by the coding sequence ATGAATTTTTTTTTCTTTCAAATAGTTAGTCCCGATGGTTCATTTGCTAATACGAAAGTTGGTCGCTCAACCAAGAATATTAAGGATAGAGACTTCTTTCAAAAAGCATTAGCAGGACAAAGCAATATTTCCGATCCCTTTATTAGCCGTTCCACAGGGATTCCTTTAATTGCGATCGCTACCCCTATTTATGCCAATTCTCAAGCTAATAATTCACCAATTGGTGTGTTTCATGGCAATGTCAAAGTTGATAGCATTGATAATATTGTTAACTCGCTGCGCTATGGCAAGAACAGCTATGCTTTCGCCCTCAATTCTCAAGGACAAGCAATTGTTCATCCTGATGCAGCATTAATGTCAACAGTCGAAAAACCCGCTCCCAGTCTGCTGCAAAATCCTAATTTAAGGGCGATCGCCAAGCAGATGGTCAACAAAAAACAGGGAATTGAGTTACTAGAAATTGATGGTACTCAAAAATATGTGGCATATCTTCCCTTACATGAAGCTAATTGGTCTTTGGCTTTAGTGATTCCCCGCGAAAATATTGAATCTCGCTTGCGTCTTTTAGATGTAATTGCTTTGATTGTGGCAGGATTAACAATCACAATGATTACTGTTTTGTGGCGGGTGCAAGCCTTTGAACAAGCACAACTGAAAAAATCTCAAGCGGCGGCTGAGACAGCAAACCTCGCCAAAAGCGAATTTTTAGCTAACATGAGTCATGAACTGCGGACACCTTTAAATGGGATTTTAGGTTGCGCTCAAATTTTACTACGTTCCCAAGGTTTACCAGAAAAAGAAAAACATCACGTCAATATTATTGAACAATGTGGTTCCCATTTATTGACATTAATTAATGACATTTTAGACTTGTCAAAAATTGAAGCGAGAAAACTAGAACTACATCCTGATGATGTTTATTTTCCTTCTTTTCTCCAGGGAATTTCTGAAATTTGCCAAATTCGAGCCGAACAAAAAAATATTTTGTTTGTTTATGAACCTGCGAGTAATTTACCTACAGGGGTTCATATCGATGTTAAGAGATTGCGTCAGGTATTGTTGAATTTGCTGGGAAATGCTCTTAAATTTACCGATGCAGGTCAAGTTAGTTTTAAAGTAGAAGCGATCGCTGATCATCAACCAACAAAAAACCACTGCATTCGCTTTTGGATTCAAGATACAGGAATTGGTATAGCACCAGCCGAACTTAACAAAATTTTCCTCCCCTTTGAGCAAGTGGGAGAGAAAAAGCGTCAAACTGAAGGTACAGGACTGGGTTTAGCCATTACTCGTCAGTTGGTACAGAAGATGGGTGGCGATATCCATGTTAAAAGTCAGCTTGGAGAAGGTAGCACCTTCTGGTTTGAGTTGGAAATCCCAGAAGCCAGCGAATGGGTACAATCAGCGACAACTGCATCCGCCGGACAAATTATTGGTTTTGAAGACAGTCCGCTAACAATTTTGATGGTAGATGATCGCTGGGAAAATCGCACAGTCATTACCAACTTGCTGCAACCACTTGGTTTTAATTTAGTCGAAGCAACCAACGGTAAAGAAGGTTTAGCAAAAGCCATCGCATTGAAACCAGATTTGGTAATTACAGATTTACTCATGCCAGAAATGGACGGGTTTGAATTGATTCAACATCTGCGCCAAACTCCAGAGATTCAAGATGTCAAAATTATTGTTTCTTCTGCTAGTGTCTTTGAAACTGATCAACATCGCAGCCTCGAAGCTGGTGGTAATGATTTTCTCAGTAAACCTGTACAAGTAGATGAATTACTCAATCAATTAGAACATCTTTTAAGTTTGACATGGATTTACCAATCGTCTCAGACTCAAGCAGCAATAACTAATAACTTGGCTACAGCTAATCATCAAGCAGATTTATTAATTCCTCCCTCTGCGGAAGTTTTGCAAGAACTGATCACATTAGCAAATAAAGGCAATTTTAATGGAATTCTCAAGTGTGCTGATCAGCTGGAGACTTCTGATCAAAATTTTACTAACTTTGCTAATCAACTGCGACAACTAGCAAGGCAATTTGATGAAGATGTCCTGATTAGTTTTTTGCATCAATATGAGGTAGAGTCAAAATGA
- a CDS encoding hybrid sensor histidine kinase/response regulator, producing MTVTISDEKYVGDRHPRGIVLVVDDNPNNLQVLSSFLDESSFEVWAVRSGEKALQKLNNNNLPDLILLDVMMPGMDGFETCQHLKNDPRSENIPVIFMTALSETADKVKGLRLGAVDYITKPFQHEEVLVRIEHHLKLRNLTKTLMTKNAELQKTQTQLIHAEKAATLGQLAAGIAHEVNNPINFIAGNLSFVEQYVQEIVNLLQLYQKYLPDPPNEIQSAIKSTNLSYLLNDLSKILQSMQVGTERVTEIVSSLNKFSRHREAGKKPANLHEGLESTLLILGHRLKANNHRPAIQLIKDYGDLPLVDCYPGEINQVFMNLICNAIDAIEENQKSKTFPEIAQSPGLIHITTDAIDDKAIIKIADNGSGISEVDQTKIFDAFYTTKPIGKGTGLGLSISYQIVVNNHHGKLYYNSKIGEGLEFVIELPIR from the coding sequence ATGACAGTCACAATATCAGACGAAAAATATGTTGGCGATCGCCATCCACGCGGCATTGTTTTAGTTGTTGATGATAATCCTAACAACTTACAAGTTTTATCTAGCTTTTTGGATGAATCTAGCTTTGAAGTTTGGGCGGTTCGTAGTGGCGAAAAAGCCCTACAAAAATTAAACAACAATAATTTACCCGATTTAATTTTGCTAGATGTGATGATGCCAGGTATGGACGGCTTTGAAACTTGTCAACATCTCAAAAATGATCCTCGTTCTGAGAATATTCCAGTAATTTTTATGACTGCCCTTTCGGAAACTGCCGATAAAGTCAAAGGATTACGATTAGGCGCTGTAGACTACATTACCAAACCTTTTCAACATGAAGAAGTATTAGTGAGGATTGAACATCATTTAAAGTTGCGGAACTTGACCAAAACTTTGATGACCAAAAATGCTGAACTGCAAAAAACTCAAACACAACTTATTCACGCCGAAAAGGCAGCAACTTTAGGTCAATTAGCAGCCGGAATCGCCCATGAAGTGAATAATCCCATTAATTTTATCGCTGGTAACTTAAGTTTTGTCGAACAGTATGTTCAGGAGATAGTTAATTTACTCCAACTCTATCAAAAGTATCTACCTGACCCACCCAATGAAATTCAATCTGCTATTAAATCAACTAATCTGAGTTATTTATTAAATGATTTATCGAAAATTCTCCAATCTATGCAGGTTGGTACAGAACGGGTTACAGAAATTGTATCCTCTTTAAATAAGTTTTCTCGCCACCGAGAAGCAGGTAAAAAACCAGCAAATCTCCATGAAGGTTTAGAAAGTACACTCCTCATTCTTGGTCATCGGTTGAAAGCAAATAATCATCGTCCAGCGATTCAATTAATCAAAGATTACGGAGATTTACCACTAGTTGATTGCTATCCTGGCGAAATCAATCAGGTTTTTATGAATTTGATTTGTAATGCTATCGATGCGATTGAGGAAAATCAAAAAAGTAAAACATTTCCAGAAATTGCCCAAAGCCCTGGTTTAATTCATATTACAACAGATGCAATTGATGATAAAGCTATAATCAAAATTGCCGATAATGGCTCAGGAATTAGTGAAGTCGATCAAACTAAAATTTTTGATGCTTTCTACACCACAAAACCCATAGGTAAAGGCACAGGTTTGGGTCTATCGATTTCTTACCAAATTGTGGTCAACAATCATCATGGCAAATTATATTACAATTCCAAAATAGGTGAAGGTTTAGAGTTTGTAATTGAGCTACCTATTAGATAA
- a CDS encoding alpha/beta fold hydrolase, protein MLQFQPPGFGQKVIHTSLGAMVYYTQTSAPWLNADSEDLSPLLFLHNFGGGASAYEWSKVYPAFADEYRILAPDLIGWGDSAHPVRDYQIKDYLTTLAEFITQTCRQPVTVIASSLTAAFTVRLAITQPQLFQSLYLVCPSGFDDFGQGAGRRLPLSVINTPLVDSLIYALGAENELSVRNFLQSFLFAKPGRVSPEMVAAYLTSAQQPNARFAALAFLRGDLYFDLSLYQQQLTIPTVFFWGEEAQFTSIKLGRRLANLNPNAVSKFYAIADAGVLPHLELPEVIIGLLQQHL, encoded by the coding sequence ATGCTTCAGTTTCAACCTCCTGGCTTTGGGCAGAAAGTGATTCATACTTCCTTGGGAGCGATGGTGTATTATACTCAGACATCTGCACCTTGGTTGAATGCTGATAGTGAAGATTTATCGCCACTATTATTTCTACATAATTTTGGGGGTGGCGCTTCGGCTTATGAATGGTCGAAGGTGTACCCAGCTTTCGCGGACGAATATCGTATTTTAGCGCCTGATTTAATTGGTTGGGGAGATTCTGCACACCCTGTACGCGATTATCAAATTAAGGATTATTTGACGACGCTGGCTGAATTTATTACTCAAACTTGTCGCCAACCTGTAACAGTTATCGCCTCATCTCTGACGGCTGCTTTCACTGTTCGTTTGGCTATTACTCAACCACAATTATTTCAATCACTATATTTAGTTTGTCCTTCGGGGTTTGATGATTTTGGTCAAGGTGCTGGACGCAGGCTCCCACTTTCTGTTATCAATACACCGCTAGTAGATAGTTTAATCTATGCTTTGGGTGCAGAGAATGAATTGTCAGTGCGAAATTTTTTACAAAGTTTTCTGTTTGCCAAACCCGGACGCGTTTCACCAGAAATGGTCGCTGCTTATTTAACTTCAGCACAACAACCGAATGCTAGGTTTGCAGCTTTGGCATTTTTGCGGGGTGATTTATATTTTGATTTGAGTTTATATCAGCAACAGTTAACTATTCCAACTGTGTTTTTTTGGGGTGAGGAAGCCCAATTTACCAGTATCAAATTAGGGCGGAGGTTGGCGAATTTAAATCCCAATGCTGTATCTAAATTTTATGCGATCGCTGATGCTGGAGTCCTCCCTCATTTAGAATTACCCGAAGTCATAATTGGTTTATTACAGCAGCATTTATAG
- a CDS encoding HugZ family protein, with product MSQLEKAQAEYVNFLQEFQSVIISTISPEGIPNSSYAPFVSDAAKNIYIYISDLAAHSQNIYANPRVSILFIEDETKSNNIFARRRLSFDCTATLIERDTETWNKIVDQLQERFGEMIEVLKSLGDFRIFQLIPSSGRFVLGFGNAYKISGDNLNELTHITRDNR from the coding sequence ATGAGTCAGCTAGAAAAAGCTCAAGCTGAATACGTCAATTTTCTGCAAGAGTTTCAGAGTGTCATTATTAGCACTATCAGTCCAGAAGGCATACCTAACAGCAGTTATGCGCCTTTCGTTAGTGATGCAGCCAAAAATATTTATATTTATATTAGCGACTTGGCAGCCCACTCACAAAATATTTATGCTAATCCCCGTGTGAGTATTTTATTTATTGAAGATGAAACAAAAAGTAATAACATTTTTGCTCGTCGTCGTCTAAGTTTTGATTGTACTGCGACGTTAATAGAACGAGATACAGAGACTTGGAATAAAATTGTTGACCAACTGCAAGAACGCTTTGGTGAAATGATTGAAGTCTTAAAAAGCTTGGGTGACTTTCGGATTTTTCAACTAATTCCCAGTTCTGGCCGTTTTGTCCTTGGTTTTGGTAATGCTTATAAAATTAGTGGCGACAATTTAAATGAATTAACTCATATTACGAGGGATAATCGCTAG
- a CDS encoding CIA30 family protein, which translates to MNDKNRSQWDLGRFINTLSYFEVIPFLNCIQKLIQGRPQDTQHRPNGEKSVGVILVAGATGGLGKRVIRRLRERGYQVRGLVRDIDKARSILGNDVDLVVADITKPETLTALVMANIQALICCTAVRVQPVEGDTANRDKYYQGVKFYQPEIVGDTPENVEYQGVKNLVAAAAKYLPAANEKLIFDFTHPSAELRNIWGALDDVVMGGVSSSNIQLTENTAVFAGNVSTANSGGFASVRTKNFDPPFNLSGYTGVEIRVKGDGQRYKLFLRPDATWDGLGYSYSFDTVANSWINIRIPFAELTPVFRAKTVKDAPPLNTSKISSFQLMLSKFEYDGALNPKFSPGGFCLQVESIKAYGEKTLPKFILVSSAGVTRPGRPGINLDEEPPAVRLNDQLGGILTWKLKGEDSLRASGIPYTIIRPCALTEESSGQELILEQGDNIRGKISREDVAELCVQALEESQVHNVTFEVKATENKVNSRNWETLFSGLQSDK; encoded by the coding sequence GTGAATGACAAAAATCGTTCTCAATGGGACTTAGGCAGGTTTATCAACACCTTGTCTTACTTCGAGGTTATTCCTTTTCTCAACTGCATACAAAAACTTATCCAAGGTCGTCCCCAAGACACACAACATAGACCTAATGGAGAAAAAAGCGTGGGTGTAATACTAGTAGCGGGTGCAACGGGTGGACTTGGTAAGCGAGTCATCAGGCGACTGAGAGAACGAGGTTATCAAGTTCGCGGTTTGGTACGTGATATTGACAAAGCAAGGTCAATTTTGGGTAACGATGTTGACTTAGTAGTTGCAGACATCACCAAACCCGAAACTTTAACCGCATTAGTCATGGCGAATATTCAAGCCTTAATTTGTTGCACAGCCGTGCGTGTCCAACCCGTGGAAGGTGACACCGCCAATAGAGACAAATATTATCAAGGCGTGAAATTTTACCAGCCGGAAATTGTTGGGGACACTCCCGAAAATGTCGAATATCAAGGTGTGAAAAACTTAGTAGCAGCCGCCGCCAAATATCTCCCCGCCGCGAATGAAAAACTGATTTTTGATTTTACCCATCCCTCTGCTGAATTAAGAAATATTTGGGGTGCATTAGATGATGTGGTTATGGGTGGAGTGAGTTCTAGTAATATTCAACTCACAGAAAATACTGCTGTGTTTGCTGGAAATGTTTCTACAGCAAACTCCGGTGGTTTTGCATCTGTGAGAACGAAAAACTTTGACCCACCTTTTAATCTATCTGGGTACACAGGTGTAGAAATCCGAGTTAAAGGTGATGGACAACGTTATAAACTTTTTCTCCGCCCTGATGCAACTTGGGATGGTTTAGGTTATAGCTATTCTTTCGATACTGTAGCTAATAGTTGGATAAATATTCGCATTCCTTTTGCAGAATTAACACCTGTATTTCGGGCAAAAACTGTTAAAGATGCTCCACCATTAAATACTAGTAAAATTAGCTCATTTCAACTGATGTTGAGCAAATTTGAATATGATGGGGCGTTAAATCCTAAATTTAGCCCTGGTGGTTTTTGTTTACAGGTGGAATCTATCAAAGCCTACGGAGAGAAGACTTTACCAAAATTTATTCTTGTTAGTTCCGCAGGTGTCACCCGTCCCGGAAGACCAGGAATTAATTTAGATGAAGAACCTCCCGCAGTCAGATTAAATGACCAGTTAGGTGGTATTTTAACCTGGAAATTAAAAGGCGAGGATAGTTTAAGAGCTAGTGGTATTCCTTACACAATTATTAGACCTTGCGCCTTAACTGAAGAAAGCAGTGGACAAGAGTTAATTTTAGAACAAGGTGATAACATACGTGGCAAAATCAGCCGCGAGGATGTGGCAGAACTTTGCGTACAAGCGTTAGAAGAAAGTCAAGTACATAATGTCACTTTTGAAGTCAAAGCAACAGAAAATAAAGTGAACTCTCGCAATTGGGAGACGTTATTTTCTGGTTTACAATCTGATAAATAA
- a CDS encoding GFA family protein, which produces MVENISDAMTYEGGCHCGAVRFRVIVNNHKVDDCNCSICRKKGFLHLIVSKEKFTLLQGETELTTYKFNTGVAQHKFCKTCGIHSFYIPRSHPDCIDVNVRCLDGDVISNFEIVPFDGMNWEANIHKLIN; this is translated from the coding sequence ATGGTAGAAAATATTTCAGATGCAATGACATACGAGGGTGGTTGTCATTGTGGCGCAGTACGTTTTCGAGTTATTGTTAACAACCACAAAGTTGATGATTGTAACTGTTCAATTTGCCGAAAAAAGGGCTTTTTACATTTAATAGTCTCCAAGGAAAAGTTTACGTTATTGCAAGGTGAAACTGAGTTAACAACTTATAAATTTAATACAGGCGTTGCTCAACATAAATTCTGTAAGACTTGCGGGATACATTCTTTTTATATTCCCCGTAGTCATCCTGATTGTATTGATGTCAATGTTAGATGCTTAGATGGCGATGTCATCTCAAATTTTGAAATTGTTCCTTTTGATGGGATGAATTGGGAAGCCAATATTCACAAGTTGATTAATTAA